In Tistrella mobilis, the genomic window GCGCATGGCTGCGGCGCTTGGGCTGATGCTGGTCGCCCCCGATACCAGCCCGCGCGGGGTGGACGACGGCGGCGAGACGGTGCCCGACGATCCCGAGGGCGCCTGGGATTTCGGCCTGGGGGCCGGCTTCTATGTCGATGCCACCGAAGCCCCCTGGGCGCGCAACTACCGGATGTTCTCCTACATTTCGGACGAGTTGCCGCAGCTGATCGCCGGGGCCTTCCCGGCCGATATGGAGGCCCAGGGCATCATGGGCCATTCCATGGGCGGCCATGGTGCGCTGACCATCGCGCTGCGCCATCCCGGCCGGTTCCGGTCGGTCTCGGCCTTCGCGCCCATCGTGTCGCCGTTGAACTGCCCCTGGGGCGAAAAGGCGCTGGGCGGCTATCTGGGGCCCGATCGCAGCGGCTGGCGGGCCCATGACGCCGTCGCCCTGATCGAGGACGGCGCTCGCTGCCCGCATATCCTGGTCGACCAGGGCATGGCCGACGGGTTCGTCGCCAGCCAGCTGAAGCCCGAACTGCTGGAAGCCGCCTGCAATGCCGCCGGTCAGCCGCTGACGCTCAACCGGCGCGACGGCTATGACCACAGCTACTACTTCATCGCCAGCTTCATGGAAGACCATCTCCGCTGGCATGCGGCGGCGCTCAGGGACTGATATCGTCCATCGGCCCGGGGTGGGAGGGATGACGTCGGGCGAGATCAGGCCTCGTCCGGCTCCTCTCCGTCCCCGCCCTGCGGGCGCTTATCCGGATGGGCCGGAGCATCGGGGTCGGTGAGTGCCCGGATCAGATCGGCAATCGCCCGACGGGCCAGCGGATGCGATACCGCTTCGATACGTGGCGGTTCCGGAGGGCTGCGATCAGGCGTGCGGCGGCGCGGGGGGACCGTCATCGGGTCGGTGGTGTCGTCGAGCAGGGCGGAGGGAGCCACTTCCAGCACGTCTGCCAGCATCACCAGCGTGCTGGCGGCGATGCGGTTACGGCCCTTCTCGTATTTCTGAAGCTGCTGGAAACTGATGCCGAGCGCCGCGGCACAGCGTTGCTGGGTGAGCCCGCGCGCACGACGGATGGTGCGGATCCGTCGGCCGACCGCCGTAGCGAAGACCTCCTCCGTGACCTTCCCGCGCCGTGCGCCCGACGACGGCGCCAGATCGTCGCCATCATCCTCCCACAGGTCATCGGCTTCCCACAAAACGGTCGTGCCGGAATACAGCAGCTCCATCCACGTCCTCCCGTCGGCAGAGTACAGGCGTACTTCCACCTCAGATTGAAGCACATTTCGTGAGGAGAGCGCTACATATCAATCGCCATGCGAGATGGGCGGCAAGGCCTGTGCCACGTGATGAGAACTCGACCAGAGGTAATGCGACCGCCGATGAGCGACGGCAGCCGCATTTCAGGCGATCAGAGCAGGGTGTCGATGGCTTCGGTCGGGCGGCCGATCACGGCGCGGCTGCCGCGTAGCACAACCGGGCGCTCGATCAGCCGCGGCGTTGCGGCCATGGCGGCGACGAGATCGGCATCGTCCTTCGCCGGATCATCCAGGCCAAGCCCCTTGTATTCCGGTTCGGCCTTGCGGATCAGTGCTCTGGCGCCGCCCACCGCCGCGGCGACGCGGGCGATCTCTTCGGCCGAAGGTGGCGTGTCCAGATAGCGCAACACGTGTGGCGTCAGGCCACGAGCCTCGATCCGCTCAAGGGCTGCACGCGATTTGGAGCAGCGCGGGTTGTGCCAGATCACGATCTCGTCGGTGGTCATGGTGGGTATCCGTTCCGGTTCAGCTGCGCTTCGCTTCGATGGCATCCCAGATCGCCGCGGCGAGATCGGTGCCGTCGAAGCGCTCGATCTCCTGCAGGCCCGTGGGCGAGGTGACGTTGATTTCGGTCAGATAGTCGCCGATCACGTCGATGCCGACGAAGATCAGCCCCTGCCGGCGCAGTTCCGGGCCGATCGCCTCGCAGATCTCGCGCTCGCGCGGGGTGAGTGCCGTGGGCTCGGGGCGGCCGCCGACATGCATGTTCGACCGGGCCTCTCCCTCGGCCGGCACGCGGTTGATGGCGCCCAGCGGCTCACCATCGACCAGGATGATGCGCTTGTCGCCCTTGCGCACGTCGGACAGATAGCGCTGGGCGATGATCGGCTCGCGGCCCAGCCGGCTGAACACCTCGATCGCGCTGTTGAAGTTCTCGTCGTCCGGGCGGATGCGGAACACGGCCGCACCGCCATTGCCGTAGAGCGGCTTCAGGATGATGTCGCGGTGCTCGGCCCGGAAATCGCGCAGGGCCTGGACATCGGCCGTGATCAGGGTCGGCGGTGCCAGTTCGGGATAATGGGTCACCAGCAGCTTTTCGGGGGCATTGCGCACCGAATGCGGGTCGTTCACCACCAGGGTCCGGGGATGAACGTGCTCCAGGATATGGGTGGTGGTGATGTACGCCATGTCGAAGGGCGGATCCTGGCGGAGCAGCACGACGTCCATGGTGGTCAGGTCGCGCAGCTCCAGGGCTCCCAGGCGGAAATGGTCGCCGGCCATGCGGCGCACGGTGACCTCGTGGCCGCGGGCGGTGACCTTGCCGTCGCGCAGCGCCAGATCGCGGGGCAGGTAATAGAACAGGCTGTGCCCGCGACGCTCGGCCTCCAGCATCAGGGCGAATGTGCTGTCGGCATTGATGTCGATCGACTGGATCGGGTCCATCTGGACCGCGACGGCGAGGCTCATGGGACGGGAACTCCTCAGCGCGGATGAAGCCTGTGGCGGCCGATATGGGGTGGATCCGGGGGCGGCGGAAGACCGGGCGATCCTGATCCCACTCTATTGCGGATCCCGTCCCGGCTCAGTTCAGTTCGG contains:
- the fghA gene encoding S-formylglutathione hydrolase codes for the protein METISTSRCFGGTQGIYAHASAETRTRMRFSVFVPPQAEQGPVPVVWFLSGLTCTEENFTVKAGAQRMAAALGLMLVAPDTSPRGVDDGGETVPDDPEGAWDFGLGAGFYVDATEAPWARNYRMFSYISDELPQLIAGAFPADMEAQGIMGHSMGGHGALTIALRHPGRFRSVSAFAPIVSPLNCPWGEKALGGYLGPDRSGWRAHDAVALIEDGARCPHILVDQGMADGFVASQLKPELLEAACNAAGQPLTLNRRDGYDHSYYFIASFMEDHLRWHAAALRD
- a CDS encoding helix-turn-helix domain-containing protein produces the protein MELLYSGTTVLWEADDLWEDDGDDLAPSSGARRGKVTEEVFATAVGRRIRTIRRARGLTQQRCAAALGISFQQLQKYEKGRNRIAASTLVMLADVLEVAPSALLDDTTDPMTVPPRRRTPDRSPPEPPRIEAVSHPLARRAIADLIRALTDPDAPAHPDKRPQGGDGEEPDEA
- the arsC gene encoding arsenate reductase (glutaredoxin) (This arsenate reductase requires both glutathione and glutaredoxin to convert arsenate to arsenite, after which the efflux transporter formed by ArsA and ArsB can extrude the arsenite from the cell, providing resistance.) translates to MTTDEIVIWHNPRCSKSRAALERIEARGLTPHVLRYLDTPPSAEEIARVAAAVGGARALIRKAEPEYKGLGLDDPAKDDADLVAAMAATPRLIERPVVLRGSRAVIGRPTEAIDTLL
- the gshB gene encoding glutathione synthase, which encodes MSLAVAVQMDPIQSIDINADSTFALMLEAERRGHSLFYYLPRDLALRDGKVTARGHEVTVRRMAGDHFRLGALELRDLTTMDVVLLRQDPPFDMAYITTTHILEHVHPRTLVVNDPHSVRNAPEKLLVTHYPELAPPTLITADVQALRDFRAEHRDIILKPLYGNGGAAVFRIRPDDENFNSAIEVFSRLGREPIIAQRYLSDVRKGDKRIILVDGEPLGAINRVPAEGEARSNMHVGGRPEPTALTPREREICEAIGPELRRQGLIFVGIDVIGDYLTEINVTSPTGLQEIERFDGTDLAAAIWDAIEAKRS